The Argentina anserina chromosome 3, drPotAnse1.1, whole genome shotgun sequence genome includes a region encoding these proteins:
- the LOC126787924 gene encoding (S)-scoulerine 9-O-methyltransferase-like, with product MENHGSLENHTSAWGLANSITFQMTLRAAIELNVFNIIAKAGRGAHLTSKEIVSQIPNTNPSLAGQNLERMLKLLSVHSLLSTSLKPNPIDKTKQETSYGLTKEALCLLPNEDGVSFAPNVLWGSEMLFVKSYSKLKYTVLEPESSPFLKAHGKSMYEYMSNRPELCQLFDKVMGINSYLYFDDKVFEVYKGFEEVKELMDVGGGDGTAIAKIVSKYPHIRGINFNLPSAIAQAPNLEGVEHVSGDMFELIPNTESVMLMLVLHNWDDENCKKILRNCWEAIPDDGKVIVIEHFVMPELVEDTPEMKRVLYVDVTMMALCPGGKERTTAEFDALAKSVGFVETKFFPLPHGSYVIEFLKGGSPEAIVE from the exons ATGGAAAACCATGGAAGTTTAGAAAATCATACTTCAGCTTGGGGTTTGGCAAATTCTATAACCTTTCAAATGACTCTGAGAGCAGCAATAGAGCTCAACGTGTTTAACATCATTGCCAAAGCAGGTCGCGGAGCTCATCTTACATCTAAAGAAATTGTTTCTCAAATCCCCAACACAAATCCCAGTTTAGCAGGTCAGAATTTGGAGCGAATGCTCAAACTACTCAGTGTTCACTCTCTTTTATCCACATCTCTAAAACCAAACCCTATCGACAAGACAAAGCAAGAAACCAGTTATGGACTAACAAAGGAAGCACTTTGTCTACTGCCGAATGAAGATGGAGTTTCTTTTGCTCCTAATGTCCTGTGGGGCTCTGAAATGCTCTTTGTGAAGAGCTACTCCAAGCTCAAGTACACGGTTCTTGAACCTGAGAGTTCTCCCTTTCTGAAAGCCCATGGAAAATCCATGTATGAATACATGTCTAACAGACCGGAGCTGTGCCAATTGTTTGACAAGGTAATGGGAATAAATTCTTACCTGTATTTTGATGATAAGGTGTTCGAGGTTTACAAAGGTTTCGAAGAGGTCAAGGAGCTGATGGATGTTGGAGGTGGTGATGGAACTGCGATTGCCAAGATAGTGTCTAAGTATCCTCATATCCGCGGAATTAACTTCAATTTGCCAAGTGCTATAGCTCAAGCTCCTAACTTGGAAG GTGTGGAACATGTAAGTGGAGATATGTTTGAATTAATACCAAATACAGAGTCAGTCATGCTGATG TTAGTACTCCATAATTGGGATGATGAAAACTGTAAGAAGATATTGAGAAACTGCTGGGAGGCAATACCAGATGATGGGAAGGTAATAGTTATTGAGCATTTTGTAATGCCTGAGCTAGTTGAGGATACCCCAGAAATGAAGCGCGTACTGTACGTTGATGTAACCATGATGGCCTTATGTCCTGGTGGTAAGGAGCGAACAACTGCTGAATTTGATGCTCTAGCCAAATCCGTAGGTTTTGTGGAAACAAAGTTCTTCCCACTTCCTCATGGGAGTTATGTTATCGAGTTTCTCAAGGGTGGGAGCCCCGAAGCAATCGTTGAATAA